The genomic stretch AAGATCTACTTTTACCGCGCCTTGTGGTTCAATCCGAATGGGCACCTTAGGACCAAAAGAGGACAAGATCGTACTTCCCAGCGCTTGCCCGAGTGGAATGTGGTCTCTGAATGACTCCATATCTTGTAGTGTAGTTTGCACAATGGATAACGCATTAGACGTAATTCTCATGTGCTCATCGTAATTCAACATAAAACCGCTAATCTTTCCCTTGGTATCCGTTTTCCACTCAATGAGATCATCAGACGGTTTGCCATCTGCAATTTGACTCGTTATGGCTTTGTTAATCGCTTCTGTCGCCAGCTGCTTCACCCTGATTTTAGCTAAATGCATAATCGGAGGCTTCAGATTCCGCTCTATGTATGCAGCAGATTGCACCGTCAAAATCACAATCACAAGCATAATGATCAGTAACCACTTTTTCCAATGTCCCCCTGTTTTTTGATGCTGATTTCTCCACCTGGATCTTCTGAATGCCATGCACGCATTCCTCCCTTGAGAGAGGTTTCTTTTTTTAATCTATGCAGCCTGACCATAAAAAAGAAGCAAGCCTGATGGCCTGTGTTATCGTATATAAAAAAGTATAAAAAAAAAGAGAACTCCCGTAGGAATTCTCTTCTTATCCACCTTGAATTATAATAAACAAATTTCAAGTTATTTCATTGGCGGTTTAGCATCTTGAGGAACGGATTCCCAATCTTTAAGGAAACGCTCAATTCCACTATCCGTAAGTGGATGTTTCCATAGAGTTGGCACCAGTGTACCTGGGATTGTTGCAATATGCGCACCTGCAAGAGCAGCATCCTCTACATGTTTAATGTTACGGATACTTGCTGCAATGATTTCGGCAGGAAGATTATACGTATCCAAGATCTGACGCAGATCACGAATAAGCTGCATTCCATCCACTGAGATGTCATCAAGACGTCCAACAAATGGACTGATGAATGTTGCACCCGCTTTTGCTGCCATAAGACCTTGAGCTGCTGAGAAGACCAATGTAACATTGGTTTTAATTCCTTTTTTGCTCAGTTCGTTCGTCGCATAAAGACCATCTTCCGTCATTGGCAATTTAATAACCACATTCGGTGCCCAAGTTGCGATTTCTTCTGCTTCTTTTAACATGTCCTCTGCTTTTGTACCAATAACTTCTGCACTGACAGGACCTTCCACAAAAGAAGTAATCTCTTTGATCACGTCTTTAAATACGCGACCTTCTTTAGCAATTAGAGAAGGATTCGTCGTTACGCCATCTACCAGACCCAGACGATGAATTCTTTTGATTTGTTCAACATTCCCAGTATCTAAGAAAAATTTCATAATGACATGCCCTCCATCGTTTTACTTTATAAGTCGATCATAAATAGATAAAAATATATGCCAACATTTATATATAAACATTGGCATATATTTTAAACATATTTTATTATTTTTTCTCTACAGCATGTCCGCCAAATTCATTCCGAAGTGCCGCTACCACTTTACCTGTAAACGTATCATTCTCAAGGGAACGATAACGCATAAGAAGGGAAAGAGCGATAACTGGAGTAGCTGCTTGCAGATCAAATGCCGTTTCAACTGTCCATTTCCCTTCACCGGAAGAGTGCATAACCCCGCGAATTTCATCTAAGTTTGAATCTTTGGAGAAGGCACGCTCTGTAAGCTCCATCAGCCATGAACGAATAACAGAACCATTATTCCATACGCGTGCTACTTTTTCATAGTCAAAGTCGTAATCACTTTTCTCGAGTACTTCAAATCCTTCACCAATCGATGCCATCATACCGTACTCAATTCCGTTGTGAACCATTTTTAGAAAATGTCCGCTGCCGGCTTTACCCGCATATAGATAACCATTCTCTACGGCTGTGTCTTTAAATAGCGGTTCAACGATATTCCATGCTTCTTCGTCTCCGCCAATCATGTAACATGCACCGTTACGTGCACCTTCCATGCCGCCGGAAGTACCTACGTCCATGAAATGGATGCCATGTTCTTTCAACTGCTCATAACGACGAATCGATTCTTTGTAATGAGAGTTACCTGCTTCAATAACAATGTCGCCTTTGGACAATATTGGAATCAAGTCATTAATTACTCCATCAACTACAGAGTGCGGTACCATAATCCATAGGATTCTTGGTGATTCCATGGAGTCTGCCATTTCTTTGTAAGAAGAAACGCCTGTTGCACCGTATTCTTTCATCTCTGAAACTGCTTTTTCATTCAAATCATAAGCAACCACTTCATGCTTATGGTCGATCAGATTTCTACCTAGATTCAGTCCCATTTTACCTAAACCAATTAATCCTACTTTCATGTCCAAGTGCCTCCTAAATTATGCTCAATCTAAAATGTAGTGAAACTGTATATGTCATCAGCTTAAACCAGCTGGATAACGCGTAAGATCAGCTATTCAATGTTAATGCCACTCGTTACCATCTTGAGCAAGAAGTTCTTCCGCAGCTTTCGGACCTTCTGTACCTGCTTCATAATAATGAAGCGGTACTTCATTTGCTGTAAATGCATCTAGAATATGCTGTACCCATTTCCAGGACAATTCTACTTCATCCCAATGTGCAAAGAAGGTTGCATCACCGCGTAAAGCATCAAAGATAAGATTCTCGTAAGCTTCTGGAACATTATCGTAAGATGAACTATAGCTGAGTTCCATCGGTTCAATCGTATCGTGGTGCATTGGACTTTTCGCATTCAATTGAATGCGGATTCCTTCTTTTGGACCAATATCAATAATGAGCAGATTAGCATCTAGATTTTCATCGACAGGAATTCCCGTGTTAAGCGGCCGTTTAAACTCAACGACAATCCGTGTGGATTTTTCACTAAGACGTTTACCTGTGCGAATATAGAAAGGAACTTCATTCCAGAACGGATCATCGAGAAATACACGTGCAGCAAAGTACGTATCATTCTGAGAAGTAGCCTCCACACCAGGTTCGTCCACATATGCCACCACAGGTTTACCTTGCAGCTCTCCTGCGCGATATTGTGCACGGACAATGTTCTCATTCAGTTTCTCCTGTAAAAGAGGAATGAGTGCCTCTGCTGTACTTTTCTTTTTAAAACGAATCTCTTCTGGAGAAGATTTTTTCGGCAGATGCAAAGCAACCATCATAAGCAGCTGGAGCATATGATTCTGGAACATATCACGTACTGCACCGCTCTGGTCATAATACGCTGCTCTTTCCTCTACTCCTACCGTTTCACTTGCTGTAATTTGAATGTTGGATACATAGTGGTTACCCCATAGAGCTTGAATAACAGGGTTAGTCGCACTAAAGACTTCCATGTTCTGAACCATAGGTTTACCAAGGAAGTGGTCAATCCGGTAGATTTCATTTTCTGCAAACGTATTGCTGAGTTTTTCATTCAGACGACGTGCTGAACTTAGGTCATGTCCGAAAGGCTTCTCAATAATCAATCGTTTCCAGCCTTTCCCTGATCCCAAACCGCTTTCTTTAATGTTTTCAGCGATCGGTTCAAAGAACTCCGGTGCTACGGACAAATAGAACATCCGATTCTGCGGAATGCCCAGTTCTTGTTCACGGCGTTCCACAACCTCAAGGAGTTTCTTGTAATCTTCTACTTTTTTATTATTTAGTGACGTATAACGGAATGCACCTAAAAAATCGCGAACCTTAGCTGCATCTTCTGGCGACCGGCGAGAGAATGTATGTAATGATTCCTCTACTCGAGCTTGAAAATCAACATCGGATACTTCTCTTCTTCCCAGACCGATTACCGAAAATGCTTTTGGCATCTTCTCATCTACATATAAATTGTAAAGTGCCGGATATATTTTTCTTTTGGCTAGATCGCCTGTAGCCCCGAACAGGACAAATGTCATTGCTTCCATGCGTATTGCCTCCTGATATTTACTCTATAATGTGTGACATTAGCATGCGAAGAACGTTACGTGCACACTGTCTATACATAACATCGAAAGTAGAATGCTGAATCATCAACTTTCTCTTTTTATTAGGTTATTAAATGTAACCAGTTAAGATTATGTAACCATAATACACCCTTCCGACAACATTCGTCAATAAAAAATGTCCAATCTGTGAACATTGATTTTGTTCTGTTATGGCAACGCTTCCTATGCTATCCTATTAGTTATACTAATAAATCGTTTAAAAAAAGTGTGATATAGTCCATTGAATTTCACAGTTACTTATAGTAAACAATCCTACGTGAAGGGGGCTTTTACAATGGACCAAGAATCCATGTCAAGTTACTTGAAGATGTGTGAAAAAGTGACCCAGTCCTACCAGATCATTGGACGAAAATGGGTTGCACCCATTATTCACACCTTGATGGAAGAACCAAAGCGATTCAGTGAAATACATGCCCTAATTCCCGATTTAAGTAAGCGAGTACTCGTAGAACGAATGAAAGAACTAGAAGAAGAAGGAATTATCCTTCGAAATGTAATTGCAGATCGACCCGTACGCACGGAATACTCCTTAACTCGAAAGGGAACCGAACTTGCCCGAGCACTTAATGCAGTTGGACGCTGGGCTAAAGAATGGTTATAAACGCATGAAAAATATTTGAATCAATAAAACAGACCCACACAAGAACCTCCCAATCCCATGCGAATGAGTAAATTGGAAGGTTTTTGTTATTTGTTAAGGATGATTTCAACTAAAATTCCACAAAAAAAGAACCGAAGCTGCGTAAAATGAGATTAGATCATTTTTACGTACTTCGGCATTTTATAATTAGGATGAGAACCAACCTTTTATTGCATCAATAAGTCCCACGAAGAAATTTTTAATGCTGGCGATAATTCCTTGTCCTGTGTCTGATTCAATGAAATCAGTAAACTGCTGCTTCGCTTGATCTAACTGTTCCCCTACCGCATTCCAGTTAATATTGGCATCTTTCATGTTCATGAAGAGGTCAACAAGTCCATTTAATTGAGCTTCTGGTATCGCAATATTCAGGTTGTTAGCTGTATCTTCCACTAAGGACTGCATTGCTTCTCTTGTCTGAGGCTGTTTTTCTGCAAGCTGCTCTTTAATATTCGTCATCAGAGTCGTTGTTTCTTCCGCTCCAATCGAATCAGAGAGTTTTGCAGTTTTAACAATTTCCTCATTAGCTACTT from Paenibacillus polygoni encodes the following:
- a CDS encoding winged helix-turn-helix transcriptional regulator; amino-acid sequence: MSSYLKMCEKVTQSYQIIGRKWVAPIIHTLMEEPKRFSEIHALIPDLSKRVLVERMKELEEEGIILRNVIADRPVRTEYSLTRKGTELARALNAVGRWAKEWL
- the fsa gene encoding fructose-6-phosphate aldolase produces the protein MKFFLDTGNVEQIKRIHRLGLVDGVTTNPSLIAKEGRVFKDVIKEITSFVEGPVSAEVIGTKAEDMLKEAEEIATWAPNVVIKLPMTEDGLYATNELSKKGIKTNVTLVFSAAQGLMAAKAGATFISPFVGRLDDISVDGMQLIRDLRQILDTYNLPAEIIAASIRNIKHVEDAALAGAHIATIPGTLVPTLWKHPLTDSGIERFLKDWESVPQDAKPPMK
- the zwf gene encoding glucose-6-phosphate dehydrogenase, which gives rise to MEAMTFVLFGATGDLAKRKIYPALYNLYVDEKMPKAFSVIGLGRREVSDVDFQARVEESLHTFSRRSPEDAAKVRDFLGAFRYTSLNNKKVEDYKKLLEVVERREQELGIPQNRMFYLSVAPEFFEPIAENIKESGLGSGKGWKRLIIEKPFGHDLSSARRLNEKLSNTFAENEIYRIDHFLGKPMVQNMEVFSATNPVIQALWGNHYVSNIQITASETVGVEERAAYYDQSGAVRDMFQNHMLQLLMMVALHLPKKSSPEEIRFKKKSTAEALIPLLQEKLNENIVRAQYRAGELQGKPVVAYVDEPGVEATSQNDTYFAARVFLDDPFWNEVPFYIRTGKRLSEKSTRIVVEFKRPLNTGIPVDENLDANLLIIDIGPKEGIRIQLNAKSPMHHDTIEPMELSYSSSYDNVPEAYENLIFDALRGDATFFAHWDEVELSWKWVQHILDAFTANEVPLHYYEAGTEGPKAAEELLAQDGNEWH
- the gnd gene encoding phosphogluconate dehydrogenase (NAD(+)-dependent, decarboxylating) — its product is MKVGLIGLGKMGLNLGRNLIDHKHEVVAYDLNEKAVSEMKEYGATGVSSYKEMADSMESPRILWIMVPHSVVDGVINDLIPILSKGDIVIEAGNSHYKESIRRYEQLKEHGIHFMDVGTSGGMEGARNGACYMIGGDEEAWNIVEPLFKDTAVENGYLYAGKAGSGHFLKMVHNGIEYGMMASIGEGFEVLEKSDYDFDYEKVARVWNNGSVIRSWLMELTERAFSKDSNLDEIRGVMHSSGEGKWTVETAFDLQAATPVIALSLLMRYRSLENDTFTGKVVAALRNEFGGHAVEKK
- the yunB gene encoding sporulation protein YunB encodes the protein MAFRRSRWRNQHQKTGGHWKKWLLIIMLVIVILTVQSAAYIERNLKPPIMHLAKIRVKQLATEAINKAITSQIADGKPSDDLIEWKTDTKGKISGFMLNYDEHMRITSNALSIVQTTLQDMESFRDHIPLGQALGSTILSSFGPKVPIRIEPQGAVKVDLSTRQQNAGINMILVEVYIHIIAEVAVVVPLDMEPEIVDTELPISYLLVVGDVPMYYYDNQGRPVGDNGASAPSLALPSLPSAATPSTGVTTPDASSTVPKNEGNSQLYLEEPEPLLPSGNE